One genomic segment of Catalinimonas alkaloidigena includes these proteins:
- a CDS encoding DoxX family membrane protein encodes MQQEMIAYVLARLPIGFSFFGHGLVRIPKLSSFAEGMAASFSETLLPNGVVLAFAYALPWVELLLGIGLLLGFAMRKFTFAGVMLICVLIFGSSLQESWSSVATQMFYGLYLSLLYLFADYNAYSIYKAKN; translated from the coding sequence ATGCAGCAAGAGATGATAGCCTACGTATTGGCTCGTTTACCTATTGGTTTTAGTTTTTTCGGACACGGACTGGTGCGCATTCCCAAACTATCCTCCTTTGCCGAAGGTATGGCAGCATCTTTTAGCGAAACCTTGCTTCCCAATGGTGTTGTATTAGCCTTTGCCTACGCGCTGCCCTGGGTAGAATTGCTGTTGGGAATAGGTTTGTTGCTGGGCTTCGCCATGCGGAAATTTACTTTCGCAGGGGTCATGCTCATCTGTGTATTAATTTTTGGTTCCAGCCTGCAGGAGAGTTGGTCATCGGTAGCTACCCAAATGTTCTACGGACTATACCTTTCCCTCCTTTATCTTTTTGCTGACTACAATGCTTATTCAATTTATAAAGCAAAAAACTGA
- a CDS encoding helix-turn-helix transcriptional regulator: MKRYKQFDSLMIDDFEVDEWEHPMHNHNHFELIFIVRGTGTHHLNGVESEYRTGHLFLLGPEDVHAFKLKQKTRFVYFKFTRQYLHHHGELPLPELWHRDLEQLLYSPERKKGNLLSEATDQKLVEHLLLIISEEFNRQKALSRKIIFQLFSVTILIVKRNSQGFTLQKSSQAASGIAEEIMGYIEMNIYDPRKLRLKNLADHFHYSPSYIGMLFKEKVGSTLRDYVSQYRYKLIEQRLKSSQTGMKQIASEFGFVDESHLHKFIKSKAGKSMSELRE, encoded by the coding sequence ATGAAGCGATACAAGCAGTTTGATAGCCTGATGATAGATGATTTTGAGGTGGACGAATGGGAACATCCCATGCATAACCACAATCATTTTGAGTTGATATTTATCGTAAGGGGTACAGGTACGCATCACCTGAATGGGGTGGAGTCAGAATACAGGACGGGGCATTTATTTCTTTTAGGTCCTGAGGATGTACATGCATTTAAACTTAAGCAAAAGACGAGGTTCGTCTATTTTAAATTCACCAGGCAATACCTTCACCACCACGGAGAATTACCTCTGCCTGAACTCTGGCACCGTGACCTGGAGCAATTATTATATAGTCCTGAAAGAAAAAAAGGTAATTTACTAAGCGAAGCTACAGATCAAAAGTTGGTAGAGCATCTCTTGCTCATCATTTCTGAAGAGTTTAACCGTCAGAAAGCCTTGAGCCGAAAAATTATTTTTCAGCTTTTCTCAGTGACCATACTCATCGTGAAACGAAACAGCCAGGGCTTTACGCTACAAAAATCTTCTCAGGCCGCATCAGGCATTGCTGAAGAAATTATGGGTTATATTGAAATGAATATTTATGATCCCAGGAAGCTTAGGCTGAAAAACCTGGCGGATCATTTTCATTACTCTCCCAGCTACATAGGCATGCTTTTCAAAGAAAAAGTAGGCAGCACCCTGCGAGACTATGTCAGTCAGTATCGTTACAAACTGATTGAGCAAAGGCTGAAAAGTAGCCAGACCGGCATGAAGCAGATCGCCTCAGAATTTGGTTTTGTTGACGAAAGCCACCTCCACAAATTCATCAAAAGCAAAGCAGGTAAAAGCATGAGCGAGCTCAGGGAGTAA
- a CDS encoding agmatine deiminase family protein, giving the protein MLKSSTFFPAEWHPQSAIQLTWPHAGTDWFASLHEVLECYAEIARNIAERQMLLIICHEPEEVKTQLKGCNLNNIRLHKLPTNDTWARDHGGITLVEDGKPVILDFRFNGWGLKFAANHDNLLTRRMYTDGLFAPKVHYRNCQHMVLEGGALESDGAGTLLTTVDCLMAPNRNDHLNKEEIEAKLKKIFHLKRVLWLHYGYLEGDDTDSHVDTLARFCDPQTIAYVQCQEQDDPHFEALQKMEQELLNFKTLEGEPYRLIPLPMADIALDEEGHRLPATYANFLIINGAVLLPFYANAVKNQQAKEALEKAFPQHEIIGINCEPLIQQHGSLHCISMQYPAGVIANE; this is encoded by the coding sequence ATGTTAAAATCAAGCACATTTTTTCCAGCGGAGTGGCATCCGCAAAGTGCCATACAGCTTACCTGGCCACATGCAGGTACTGACTGGTTTGCTTCACTCCATGAGGTTCTGGAATGCTACGCAGAAATTGCCCGAAACATTGCTGAGAGACAAATGCTACTCATCATCTGTCATGAGCCAGAAGAGGTAAAAACGCAGCTTAAAGGATGTAATTTAAACAATATCAGGCTGCATAAACTACCTACTAATGACACCTGGGCAAGAGACCATGGAGGCATTACTTTAGTAGAAGACGGCAAGCCGGTTATACTTGACTTTCGTTTTAACGGCTGGGGGCTCAAGTTCGCTGCCAACCACGATAACCTGCTTACCCGTCGGATGTATACGGATGGGCTTTTTGCACCAAAGGTACATTATCGCAATTGCCAGCATATGGTGCTGGAAGGTGGTGCCCTGGAGTCGGATGGAGCAGGTACGTTACTCACCACGGTAGACTGCCTGATGGCTCCCAACCGCAACGATCACCTCAACAAAGAGGAAATAGAGGCTAAGCTAAAAAAGATATTCCACCTCAAACGTGTACTATGGCTGCACTACGGCTATTTGGAGGGCGATGATACCGACAGCCACGTAGATACGCTGGCCCGTTTCTGTGATCCGCAGACTATCGCCTATGTGCAGTGTCAGGAGCAGGATGACCCACACTTTGAAGCCCTGCAAAAGATGGAACAGGAACTGCTGAACTTCAAAACGCTGGAAGGTGAGCCTTATCGCCTCATTCCTCTGCCTATGGCAGATATTGCTCTGGATGAAGAAGGGCATCGCCTGCCCGCTACTTATGCTAATTTTTTGATTATCAATGGAGCCGTATTGCTACCTTTTTATGCCAATGCAGTCAAAAATCAGCAGGCAAAAGAGGCGTTGGAAAAAGCTTTTCCCCAACATGAAATTATTGGTATCAACTGCGAACCATTAATTCAGCAACACGGTTCTTTGCATTGCATTAGCATGCAGTATCCAGCAGGAGTGATTGCTAATGAGTAA
- a CDS encoding carbon-nitrogen hydrolase — MTKTIKIGLVQQSNQAEVDANVNKLIQNIEACAAQGAQLVVLQELHNSLYFCQTEETDVFELAEPIPGPSTERFGAVARKLGIVLVTSLFEKRAPGIYHNTAVVFEKDGSIAGKYRKMHIPDDPAYYEKFYFTPGDLGFQPIQTSIGKLGVLVCWDQWYPEAARLMAMAGADMLIYPTAIGWESTDPEEEKQRQKDAWVISQRGHAVANGLPVISVNRIGHEADPSGHTNGIQFWGNSFVAGPQGEFLIQAGNQAEENLVVEVDMHRSEDVRRIWPFFRDRRIDAFSGLTQRFLD, encoded by the coding sequence ATGACCAAAACCATTAAAATAGGACTGGTACAACAGTCAAACCAGGCGGAGGTAGATGCCAACGTTAATAAGCTCATTCAGAATATTGAAGCCTGCGCTGCTCAGGGAGCGCAACTGGTCGTACTGCAAGAGTTACACAATAGCTTATATTTCTGCCAGACAGAAGAGACCGATGTATTTGAGCTTGCTGAGCCTATTCCCGGCCCTTCTACTGAGCGCTTCGGAGCGGTAGCTCGCAAACTGGGCATTGTACTGGTAACCTCTCTCTTTGAAAAAAGAGCGCCCGGTATTTACCATAATACCGCCGTAGTCTTTGAGAAAGATGGTTCAATCGCTGGCAAGTATCGCAAAATGCACATCCCCGATGATCCGGCTTATTACGAAAAGTTTTATTTCACACCTGGCGACCTGGGCTTTCAGCCTATCCAAACTTCTATAGGGAAGTTAGGCGTGTTGGTCTGCTGGGACCAGTGGTATCCGGAAGCAGCCCGCCTCATGGCGATGGCCGGGGCAGATATGCTGATCTACCCTACCGCTATTGGTTGGGAATCTACTGATCCGGAAGAAGAAAAGCAGCGTCAAAAAGATGCGTGGGTGATCTCCCAGCGTGGACATGCGGTAGCCAATGGGCTTCCGGTAATTTCTGTCAACCGTATAGGGCATGAAGCTGACCCATCAGGACATACCAACGGCATACAGTTTTGGGGCAACAGTTTTGTTGCCGGTCCGCAGGGGGAGTTTCTGATACAGGCAGGTAATCAGGCAGAAGAAAACCTGGTGGTAGAGGTAGATATGCACCGCTCCGAAGATGTACGCCGCATCTGGCCTTTCTTCCGTGACCGCAGGATAGATGCCTTCTCCGGCCTTACCCAAAGGTTTCTGGATTAA
- the katG gene encoding catalase/peroxidase HPI, producing MKEHTHPTSSEGTHKSWEVNESSKCPFMGGALNFTAGSGTSNRDWWPNQLRLNILRQHSSLSDPMGKDFNYAEEFQKLDLKAVKKDIVEVLTTSQEWWPADYGHYGPFIIRMAWHSAGTYRIADGRGGGGTGTQRFAPLNSWPDNANLDKARLLLWPVKQKYGRSLSWADLMILAGNCALESMGLETFGFAGGREDVWEPEEDIYWGSEGEWLGNKQRYSGDHELENPLGAAHMGLIYVNPEGPNGNPDPAGAARDIRETFGRMAMNDYETVALIAGGHTFGKTHGAADPVEYVGAEPEGSSLEEMGMGWKNTFGTGNAGDTITSGLEGAWTTTPTKWSNNYFENLFGYEWEKTKSPAGAHQWKPVGDAGAGTVPDAHDPNKKHAPFMLTTDIALKVDPEYERISRHFYENPDEFADAFARAWFKLTHRDMGPKARYLGPEVPEEDLIWQDPVPAVDHELVNDQDIASLKAKILDAGLSVSQLVSTAWASASTFRGSDKRGGANGARIRLAPQKDWEVNNPPQLAKVLETLEGIQEDFNNAQAGNKKVSMADLIVLAGCAAIEKAAKNAGHEVTVPFTAGRTDATQEQTDAEAFAPLEPNADGFRNYMQVRENISASAEEMLVDKAQLLTLTVPEMTVLLGGMRVLNTNYDGSQRGVFTNRPEALTNDYFVNVLDMGTTWKSVSEFENDFEGRDRVTGEVKWNGSRVDLIFGSNSELRAISEVYGCGDAQEKFVKDFIAAWDKVMNLDRFELK from the coding sequence ATGAAAGAACACACACATCCAACTTCATCAGAAGGAACCCACAAAAGTTGGGAAGTAAACGAATCAAGTAAGTGCCCCTTTATGGGCGGAGCCTTGAATTTTACTGCTGGTAGTGGTACGTCAAATCGTGATTGGTGGCCAAATCAGTTGAGGTTGAACATTCTTCGTCAGCATTCTTCTCTATCCGATCCTATGGGTAAGGACTTTAACTATGCTGAGGAATTTCAAAAACTTGACCTGAAGGCGGTTAAAAAAGATATCGTTGAAGTATTGACCACTTCTCAGGAGTGGTGGCCTGCTGACTATGGTCATTACGGCCCTTTTATCATCAGGATGGCATGGCACAGTGCAGGTACCTACCGTATCGCTGATGGCCGTGGAGGTGGAGGTACAGGCACTCAGCGTTTTGCTCCCCTCAACAGTTGGCCTGATAACGCGAACCTTGACAAAGCACGTTTGCTACTCTGGCCTGTAAAACAGAAGTATGGCAGAAGCTTATCATGGGCTGACCTGATGATTCTTGCCGGTAACTGCGCTCTTGAGTCTATGGGCTTAGAGACCTTCGGTTTCGCTGGCGGACGTGAGGACGTTTGGGAACCGGAAGAAGATATCTACTGGGGCTCAGAAGGAGAATGGTTAGGAAATAAGCAGCGCTACTCGGGTGACCATGAGCTGGAAAATCCTCTGGGAGCCGCTCACATGGGATTGATATATGTAAACCCTGAGGGACCTAACGGTAATCCTGATCCTGCCGGAGCAGCTCGTGACATACGTGAAACTTTCGGTCGTATGGCGATGAATGACTATGAGACCGTAGCCCTTATTGCCGGTGGTCATACCTTTGGTAAAACACACGGGGCCGCTGACCCTGTAGAGTATGTAGGCGCAGAACCCGAAGGTTCGTCTCTCGAGGAGATGGGTATGGGCTGGAAAAATACTTTTGGTACAGGTAATGCCGGAGACACCATTACCAGTGGACTGGAAGGTGCCTGGACAACCACGCCTACCAAGTGGAGCAACAACTACTTTGAAAACCTTTTTGGTTATGAGTGGGAAAAGACCAAGAGCCCTGCCGGTGCACATCAGTGGAAACCTGTGGGCGATGCCGGGGCAGGTACAGTGCCCGATGCACACGACCCTAACAAGAAACATGCTCCTTTCATGCTCACTACTGATATTGCCCTCAAAGTAGATCCTGAGTATGAGAGAATTTCCAGACATTTCTACGAAAATCCCGATGAGTTTGCTGACGCATTTGCACGTGCATGGTTTAAGTTAACGCATCGCGACATGGGTCCTAAAGCCCGCTATCTTGGTCCTGAAGTTCCCGAGGAAGATCTGATCTGGCAAGACCCTGTGCCTGCAGTAGACCATGAACTGGTTAATGACCAGGACATTGCTTCTCTGAAGGCCAAAATACTTGATGCCGGACTTTCTGTTTCTCAACTGGTATCTACCGCCTGGGCTTCAGCTTCAACTTTCCGTGGTTCCGACAAACGTGGTGGTGCGAATGGGGCTCGTATTCGTCTCGCACCTCAGAAAGATTGGGAAGTGAACAATCCTCCACAACTGGCAAAAGTATTAGAGACACTGGAAGGTATACAAGAAGATTTCAATAATGCCCAGGCTGGTAATAAGAAGGTTTCAATGGCTGACTTAATTGTGCTAGCCGGATGCGCAGCTATTGAAAAAGCTGCGAAAAATGCTGGTCACGAAGTAACAGTGCCTTTTACAGCGGGAAGAACTGATGCTACGCAGGAACAAACTGATGCCGAAGCATTCGCACCACTTGAGCCAAATGCGGATGGTTTCCGTAATTACATGCAGGTGCGTGAAAATATTTCTGCTTCAGCCGAGGAAATGCTGGTGGACAAAGCGCAACTACTGACACTGACTGTACCCGAAATGACAGTATTGCTGGGAGGTATGCGTGTACTTAATACGAATTATGATGGGTCTCAGCGTGGTGTTTTCACCAATCGTCCCGAGGCGCTTACGAATGATTACTTCGTTAACGTACTGGATATGGGCACCACCTGGAAGTCAGTTTCAGAGTTTGAAAACGACTTTGAGGGCCGTGATCGTGTTACCGGCGAAGTGAAGTGGAACGGTAGCCGTGTAGACCTGATCTTTGGATCTAACTCGGAGCTACGTGCTATATCTGAAGTTTACGGATGTGGGGATGCCCAGGAGAAATTCGTAAAAGACTTCATCGCGGCATGGGACAAAGTGATGAACCTTGACCGTTTTGAGCTGAAATAA
- a CDS encoding protease inhibitor I42 family protein: MLRFFLIYVLLTFIINLDFDPSLRDNHHLVFTEVDQHKEIVVRQMEVFKIQLPTQMGTGYQWTFSEVNHSEVKLLSQIMHDDKPLPGGRQLQLFSLKVLSKGSYSIRLALKRHWEAKAIRHVVLRLNVIE; encoded by the coding sequence ATGCTAAGATTCTTTTTGATTTATGTACTCCTCACTTTTATTATCAATCTGGATTTTGATCCTTCTCTCAGGGACAATCATCACCTTGTTTTTACTGAAGTTGACCAGCACAAAGAAATAGTAGTAAGACAGATGGAAGTTTTCAAAATACAACTGCCCACGCAAATGGGCACTGGCTATCAATGGACTTTTAGTGAGGTAAACCATTCAGAAGTCAAGTTACTCAGTCAAATAATGCATGACGACAAACCCCTGCCCGGAGGCAGGCAATTGCAGCTATTTTCTTTAAAAGTGCTTAGCAAAGGTAGCTATAGTATCCGACTGGCGCTTAAAAGACATTGGGAAGCAAAGGCTATCCGCCATGTGGTGCTCAGGCTAAACGTCATTGAATAA
- a CDS encoding alginate lyase family protein: MRTPFRLFSIPIISLLLCSIFFQASCAKAFRKDTIAPPGWQSLKSVKDFWEAYPDRMRTLIDALDLSYPGLQSVQQAVQQGDTLAAGEAIVNYYRNADSGSWLRTSSEQMSADKVSKEAHQLIHDTVSFSGLTAAVRLTESGGWDWDYRGPDKDDEFGYSLNGQKYLPILLEAWQKSGEAKYAEKYEQLLKDWIVHHPLPPKEDSIYLVLNSGDALDWRDIGEVQWRDLEAGHRLGASWPQTFYGFQPAEAFSPAARLLLLASIPEQTYYLRNYHKQGHNWTTMEMNGLALAGLAFPEFKEADAWAEYALEVMRKEINRQVYPDGVQTELSTKTQWVALNRFESVAQNFEHAGREVPDSYLRRIEEMYNYMAYAMRPDGHQPLNNDSDREDLRPRVLTAARTYDRPDWQWIATNGAEGVQPEGLPTTVFPWAGINVMRNGWDGEAHWAFFDAGPFGTGHQHSDKLHISIAAYGRDLLVDGGRFTHKDYFSFDPGMWRGYFRSSFSHNVILVDGKAQNGGPTMVEAPLEEGTDYVNTPEFDYARGTFSSGFNGVEGEVEHSRAVLYVKGKYWVVVDHIDTDGPHQLEALWHYAPHCTVSIEGKEVVSTDEGEGNLRIVPLGATDWKVEMVQGKEEPYKQGWYSADYGKKVPNPTLVYTADIDEPSTFAWLLMPAKGKVPEVKAEIISSTDEGVAVQVTEAGKVPITVNVPLTQGTPGIK; the protein is encoded by the coding sequence ATGCGAACACCTTTCCGTCTTTTTTCTATTCCTATCATTTCATTATTGCTGTGTAGTATCTTTTTTCAGGCTTCTTGTGCCAAGGCATTCCGAAAAGATACCATCGCACCCCCAGGGTGGCAATCGCTCAAGTCGGTTAAAGATTTCTGGGAAGCTTATCCCGATAGAATGCGTACCCTCATTGATGCGCTGGATCTCAGTTATCCAGGTTTACAAAGTGTGCAGCAGGCCGTACAGCAGGGTGATACCCTGGCGGCCGGAGAAGCAATTGTAAATTATTACCGAAATGCTGACTCCGGTTCCTGGCTACGGACAAGCTCTGAGCAAATGTCGGCTGATAAGGTTAGCAAAGAAGCTCATCAGCTTATCCATGATACAGTCAGCTTCAGCGGACTAACCGCAGCGGTACGCCTTACAGAAAGCGGGGGCTGGGACTGGGATTATCGCGGCCCTGACAAAGATGATGAGTTTGGCTACTCACTCAATGGGCAGAAATATCTTCCGATACTGCTGGAAGCCTGGCAGAAAAGTGGTGAGGCAAAATATGCTGAAAAATATGAACAGCTACTCAAAGACTGGATAGTCCACCACCCCTTACCTCCCAAGGAGGATTCTATCTACCTGGTGCTTAACTCCGGAGACGCACTGGACTGGAGAGATATAGGAGAAGTGCAGTGGCGTGATCTGGAAGCCGGGCATCGCTTAGGCGCTTCCTGGCCGCAGACTTTCTATGGTTTTCAGCCGGCGGAAGCGTTTAGCCCCGCAGCACGCCTGCTACTGCTGGCCAGCATCCCTGAGCAGACTTACTATCTGAGAAATTATCATAAGCAGGGCCACAACTGGACGACTATGGAAATGAATGGCCTTGCCCTTGCAGGACTGGCCTTTCCTGAATTTAAAGAGGCTGACGCCTGGGCAGAATATGCACTGGAAGTGATGCGGAAAGAAATTAACCGTCAGGTATATCCTGATGGCGTACAAACAGAATTGTCTACCAAAACCCAGTGGGTAGCACTGAACAGATTTGAATCCGTGGCCCAGAACTTTGAGCATGCAGGACGCGAAGTACCAGATAGCTATCTCCGCAGGATTGAAGAGATGTACAATTATATGGCTTATGCCATGCGTCCCGACGGACACCAACCCCTCAATAATGATTCAGACCGTGAAGATCTGCGTCCCCGGGTACTCACGGCAGCTCGGACTTACGACCGCCCTGACTGGCAGTGGATTGCTACCAATGGTGCGGAAGGTGTACAACCTGAGGGTTTGCCTACCACAGTATTTCCCTGGGCAGGTATCAACGTGATGCGCAATGGCTGGGACGGAGAAGCACACTGGGCTTTCTTTGATGCCGGTCCTTTCGGTACTGGCCATCAGCACAGTGACAAGCTCCATATCTCAATAGCCGCTTATGGCAGAGACTTGCTCGTTGATGGCGGACGCTTTACACATAAAGACTACTTCAGTTTTGACCCTGGTATGTGGCGGGGTTACTTCCGTAGCTCTTTCTCGCATAATGTGATATTAGTAGACGGCAAAGCACAAAACGGTGGTCCTACTATGGTGGAAGCGCCACTTGAAGAAGGGACAGACTATGTGAATACACCCGAGTTTGATTATGCAAGAGGAACTTTCTCCTCCGGCTTCAATGGGGTGGAAGGTGAAGTGGAACATAGCCGAGCGGTACTTTATGTGAAAGGCAAATATTGGGTAGTAGTAGACCATATTGATACAGATGGCCCTCATCAGTTGGAAGCACTCTGGCACTACGCTCCCCATTGTACCGTCAGCATAGAAGGGAAAGAGGTGGTGAGCACTGATGAAGGAGAAGGCAATCTGCGCATTGTACCGCTTGGCGCAACTGACTGGAAGGTAGAAATGGTTCAGGGAAAGGAAGAGCCTTATAAGCAGGGGTGGTACAGCGCTGACTATGGCAAGAAAGTCCCTAATCCTACGCTGGTATACACTGCTGATATTGATGAACCTTCTACTTTTGCCTGGCTACTTATGCCTGCCAAAGGTAAAGTCCCTGAGGTAAAAGCAGAAATTATCAGCAGCACAGATGAAGGTGTAGCAGTACAGGTCACAGAGGCGGGTAAAGTTCCCATCACTGTGAATGTACCTCTAACGCAGGGTACACCGGGAATAAAATAG
- a CDS encoding PIG-L deacetylase family protein encodes MNTKYRASLLTILFFLTYHFAAIAQAPEKLSAAEIQLALKKLNSLGTALYVAAHPDDENQVVIGYLSQTKLMNTGYLALTRGDGGQNLIGPEIREKLGVLRSQELIQARSVDGSKQFFSRAIDFGYSKTAEETLELWDKDKILSDVVWVIRKFQPDVMITRFPPDERAGHGHHTTSGILAAEAFDLAADPEAFPEQLKYVELWQPTRLVFNESSWMTEDIEKKSVDNDSILSIDLGAYNPLLGKSVTEIAAESRSKHQSQGFGATGSRGPDVEYFRHVKGEMAEDELFDGINTSWSRVEGGEKVGQLLAQAYTSFRPENPAAVVSKLMDASEALNQLEDGYWKSVKREELDKVIKACLGLYLEVRSGTNALSRRFRSNSRSGIAEYSTTPGDSVVLNVEAINRSAVPVELRSVSFTSISKDTTINTALEDNKPLDYKTDVLIPQDLPYSGPYWLRKPHDGFSFTVDDQQLIGLDDTPPAVEGIFKLTVDSRPLDIKVPVVYKRNDARSGETYRPFIITPPVYVEIEGDVHVFAEQEAKAIHVTVKAGKSGIEGKVSLDLPDGWASDPSSFDYSIALKGQEEEFVFSVLPPQAQSVGEVKAVAEQSGESYAQSMLTIAYEHIPTQTLFPTASAQLVKLDIRKEGETIGYIMGAGDEVPKALEEIGYNVSILSSDDMDVSQLSTYDAIMIGIRAYNTVDWLRYQNSKLLQYVEKGGTLITQYNTGHMLLTQNFSPYKLNISRDRVADEKAEVRFLQEDHPLLNTPNKITTQDFDNWVQERGLYFPDEWDEEQFEPVLSMNDPGEDPKKGSLLVARYGKGYYIYSGLSFFRELPAGVPGAYRLLTNMISIGKSPETGR; translated from the coding sequence ATGAATACAAAGTATCGTGCTAGTCTCCTGACTATACTATTTTTCCTGACATATCATTTCGCGGCCATTGCCCAGGCACCTGAAAAACTTTCAGCGGCTGAGATTCAACTGGCGCTGAAGAAGCTAAACAGCCTGGGTACTGCACTTTATGTGGCAGCGCACCCTGACGACGAGAATCAGGTGGTGATCGGTTACCTCTCACAAACTAAACTCATGAACACCGGCTATTTGGCCCTTACCCGCGGTGATGGCGGACAAAATCTTATCGGCCCTGAAATCAGGGAAAAACTGGGCGTATTGCGCAGCCAGGAGCTGATTCAGGCACGTAGTGTAGATGGAAGCAAGCAATTCTTTAGCAGAGCCATTGACTTTGGCTACTCTAAAACTGCCGAAGAAACGCTGGAGCTTTGGGATAAAGACAAAATACTTTCCGATGTAGTTTGGGTGATCCGTAAGTTTCAGCCAGATGTAATGATTACCCGTTTTCCCCCTGACGAGAGAGCAGGCCACGGTCATCATACCACATCAGGGATACTGGCAGCGGAAGCTTTTGACCTGGCTGCTGATCCGGAAGCATTTCCCGAACAGCTAAAATACGTAGAGCTGTGGCAGCCTACCCGCCTGGTATTTAACGAAAGCAGCTGGATGACAGAAGACATAGAGAAAAAAAGTGTAGATAATGACTCCATCCTTAGCATAGACCTGGGGGCATACAACCCGCTGCTGGGCAAGTCAGTAACTGAAATTGCTGCTGAGAGTCGCAGCAAACACCAGAGTCAGGGTTTTGGGGCTACCGGCTCCAGAGGACCTGATGTTGAGTACTTCAGACATGTCAAAGGTGAGATGGCTGAAGATGAACTATTTGATGGTATTAATACCAGCTGGTCCAGGGTAGAAGGAGGGGAGAAAGTAGGGCAGCTTCTGGCGCAGGCATACACTTCTTTTCGTCCGGAAAATCCTGCTGCCGTTGTTTCCAAACTCATGGATGCTTCTGAAGCACTGAACCAGCTGGAAGATGGGTATTGGAAGAGCGTAAAAAGAGAAGAACTAGATAAAGTTATCAAGGCTTGCCTGGGTTTGTATCTGGAAGTACGCAGTGGTACCAACGCGCTCAGCCGCAGGTTTCGCTCCAACAGCCGCTCAGGTATCGCCGAATACTCTACCACACCGGGAGATTCAGTAGTACTTAATGTAGAAGCAATCAACCGCTCTGCCGTGCCCGTAGAATTGAGAAGTGTTTCTTTTACCAGTATCAGTAAAGATACAACGATCAATACCGCACTTGAGGATAATAAACCTTTGGATTACAAGACAGACGTACTGATTCCTCAGGATCTGCCATATTCGGGCCCTTACTGGCTGCGCAAGCCACACGATGGGTTCAGCTTTACGGTAGATGATCAGCAGTTGATTGGGCTGGATGATACGCCACCGGCGGTAGAAGGTATTTTCAAACTTACTGTGGACAGCAGGCCTCTAGATATAAAAGTTCCTGTAGTATACAAAAGAAATGATGCGCGTTCTGGTGAAACCTATCGCCCTTTTATCATTACGCCACCGGTCTATGTTGAAATAGAAGGTGATGTGCATGTATTTGCCGAACAGGAAGCTAAGGCGATCCATGTAACTGTAAAGGCAGGAAAATCTGGTATTGAAGGAAAAGTTTCGTTGGACCTTCCAGATGGCTGGGCGTCTGATCCTTCTTCATTTGATTACAGTATCGCGCTAAAAGGACAGGAAGAAGAGTTTGTCTTTAGCGTGCTGCCTCCACAAGCTCAGAGCGTGGGAGAGGTAAAGGCCGTAGCTGAGCAGTCCGGAGAGTCGTATGCTCAGAGCATGCTTACCATTGCTTACGAGCATATTCCTACCCAAACGCTTTTTCCGACAGCATCGGCACAATTGGTGAAACTTGATATTCGCAAAGAGGGGGAAACCATCGGCTACATTATGGGGGCCGGAGATGAAGTGCCCAAAGCTTTGGAGGAAATTGGTTATAACGTATCTATTTTAAGCAGTGATGATATGGACGTAAGTCAGCTGAGCACTTATGATGCGATTATGATCGGAATACGAGCGTACAATACAGTGGATTGGTTGAGGTACCAAAACAGCAAGCTGTTACAATATGTAGAGAAGGGAGGGACGCTGATCACTCAATACAATACCGGACATATGTTGCTTACGCAGAATTTTTCTCCTTATAAGCTTAACATATCCCGTGATCGTGTGGCTGACGAAAAGGCTGAAGTTCGTTTTTTACAGGAAGACCACCCTCTGCTGAATACGCCCAACAAAATTACTACACAAGATTTTGATAACTGGGTACAGGAGAGAGGCTTGTATTTTCCTGATGAATGGGATGAAGAGCAATTTGAGCCTGTGCTTTCCATGAATGATCCGGGAGAAGATCCCAAAAAAGGATCGTTACTGGTAGCCAGGTACGGAAAAGGGTATTATATATACTCGGGCTTATCTTTCTTTAGAGAGCTTCCTGCCGGAGTCCCCGGAGCATATCGTCTGCTTACCAATATGATCTCTATTGGCAAGAGTCCGGAAACCGGGAGGTAG